The Candidatus Zymogenus saltonus genome has a window encoding:
- a CDS encoding HDIG domain-containing protein has translation MKILDKISGAYWDLMKGLNSVRFMRPLAYVIDLETYRNPRIQRILLFVAFVIILALIMAPETRFPTIEYKVGDYAPKDIKASKDYIIVDKETTERARTEAVNAIPSVFDLDGTALVSLFDRIESAFDLMREVSAKGTNEKERNLIYDENRGAFFDLLDVKLPDTTFEELKKQNFKQQIENSMKLLLESLSGLYIAGSYDTISAEVRRKGVILINSQTKNETLLLNLDKVIDIETARGVIDSRAKSLSPDISIRVVKPAMEISKLLIKPNVTYNLTETDRRKELAAKNVKPITIKIEKGQMIIEDGYRIDKNHLTILNGIAESQKDYNLFLVFLGILTLISILIYVSFIFASKNISKFKSSNKDLIFYCITILVFLIITKFGLFMADALGDRYESIPQSAYKFAIPVIAGAMLVRIVLNSESAIIYAIISSIFSGIILGDDVLFMSYLFIGSLLGAHLVAKTKQRSTLVYAGFVVGLVNILLIFLLNVSKIKLLYTDVLSSISTNPGTVFSALAFSLFGFFGAIIASVLVLGFTPLVELLFGYTTDIKLVELSNLDHPLLKDMVIRSPGTYHHSIIVGNLAEAGATAIHANPLLARVSAYYHDIGKIKKPNYFIENTTIDNNPHDRLSPHMSSLILISHVKDGVDLARKYKLGDEIINVIQQHHGTHLINYFYQRAVESDDGKGNPVDEKSFRYPGPKPQTREAGLVLLADNVEAASKVLTDPKPARVSAMVQSIIERLFLDGQLDQCELTLKDLDAIGRSFIQVLNGIFHQRIDYPEPVIDREREEAEMEGEKFDGPNKKREAPKKGGDKSNRVEGANPPRRNGKR, from the coding sequence ATGAAAATATTAGATAAAATAAGCGGCGCCTACTGGGATTTGATGAAGGGACTAAACTCCGTCAGATTCATGAGGCCCTTGGCCTATGTCATAGACCTCGAGACCTACAGGAATCCAAGAATCCAGCGTATCCTGTTGTTTGTCGCCTTCGTCATCATACTGGCCCTGATTATGGCGCCCGAGACCCGGTTCCCGACAATAGAATACAAGGTGGGCGACTACGCCCCCAAAGACATCAAGGCCTCGAAGGATTACATTATTGTGGACAAGGAGACCACGGAGAGAGCGCGTACGGAGGCGGTCAACGCAATCCCATCAGTATTTGACCTCGATGGAACCGCGCTTGTCTCCCTCTTCGACAGGATAGAATCGGCCTTTGACCTGATGCGGGAGGTATCGGCCAAGGGAACAAACGAAAAGGAGAGAAATCTCATCTATGACGAAAATCGCGGGGCGTTTTTTGACCTCCTCGACGTGAAGCTCCCGGACACCACCTTCGAGGAGCTGAAAAAGCAGAATTTTAAACAACAGATTGAAAACAGTATGAAGCTGCTCCTCGAAAGCCTTTCGGGCCTCTATATAGCCGGATCGTACGACACCATATCTGCGGAGGTGAGACGAAAAGGGGTCATCCTCATCAACAGCCAGACCAAGAACGAGACGCTCCTCCTGAACCTCGACAAGGTAATCGACATAGAGACGGCGAGAGGCGTCATAGACAGCAGGGCCAAGTCATTGTCTCCGGACATCTCCATAAGGGTCGTCAAGCCAGCCATGGAGATATCAAAGCTCCTGATCAAGCCGAACGTTACATATAATCTCACCGAGACAGACAGGCGAAAAGAGCTTGCGGCGAAAAACGTAAAGCCAATAACGATCAAGATCGAAAAGGGGCAGATGATAATCGAGGACGGATACCGAATAGACAAGAATCATCTGACGATCTTAAACGGAATCGCCGAATCCCAAAAGGATTACAACCTATTTCTTGTTTTTCTTGGAATTCTCACGCTCATCTCGATTCTGATCTACGTATCCTTCATCTTCGCATCGAAAAATATCAGCAAATTCAAGTCGTCAAACAAAGACTTGATATTCTACTGCATTACCATTCTGGTATTTCTGATAATTACAAAATTCGGATTGTTCATGGCCGACGCCCTTGGCGACAGATACGAAAGCATTCCGCAATCTGCATACAAATTCGCCATCCCCGTAATCGCCGGGGCCATGCTGGTAAGGATAGTCCTGAACTCCGAGTCGGCGATAATATATGCGATCATATCGAGCATATTCTCCGGCATAATATTGGGCGATGATGTCCTATTCATGTCGTATCTCTTTATCGGTTCGCTGCTCGGGGCCCACTTGGTGGCGAAGACAAAACAGCGCTCCACCCTCGTATATGCGGGTTTTGTCGTAGGGCTTGTCAACATCCTGCTGATCTTTTTGCTCAACGTAAGCAAGATTAAGCTCCTTTACACCGATGTGCTCTCCAGCATCAGCACCAATCCTGGAACCGTCTTCTCCGCCCTGGCCTTCAGTCTTTTCGGATTTTTCGGGGCTATAATCGCATCTGTCCTTGTCCTCGGGTTTACCCCCCTTGTGGAGCTCCTCTTCGGATACACCACGGACATCAAGCTCGTGGAGCTCTCCAACCTCGACCATCCCCTGTTGAAGGACATGGTCATTCGCTCCCCGGGGACCTACCATCACAGCATCATTGTAGGAAACCTCGCGGAGGCGGGTGCAACTGCGATCCATGCCAATCCCCTCCTCGCCAGGGTTAGCGCATATTACCACGACATTGGAAAGATAAAAAAGCCGAACTACTTCATCGAAAACACGACTATTGACAACAATCCCCACGACAGGCTGTCTCCTCATATGTCCAGTCTAATCTTGATCTCTCACGTGAAGGACGGCGTGGATCTCGCCAGAAAGTACAAGCTGGGAGACGAGATCATCAACGTAATACAGCAGCACCACGGAACACACCTGATAAACTACTTTTATCAAAGAGCCGTGGAGTCGGACGATGGGAAAGGCAATCCTGTGGACGAAAAGAGCTTCAGATACCCTGGGCCGAAGCCGCAGACCCGAGAGGCCGGGCTGGTGCTCCTTGCCGACAACGTCGAGGCCGCATCAAAGGTGCTTACCGATCCGAAGCCTGCAAGGGTCTCGGCTATGGTCCAGTCGATAATAGAGAGGCTCTTCCTCGACGGCCAGCTCGACCAGTGCGAGCTTACCCTAAAAGACCTCGACGCCATCGGCCGGAGCTTTATTCAGGTGCTAAACGGCATCTTTCACCAGAGGATCGATTATCCCGAGCCGGTCATCGACCGGGAAAGGGAAGAAGCGGAAATGGAGGGCGAGAAGTTTGACGGTCCTAATAAAAAGCGAGAGGCACCAAAAAAAGGTGGAGACAAAAGCAATAGAGTTGAAGGTGCAAACCCTCCTCGAAGAAACGGGAAGAGATAA
- a CDS encoding ATP-binding cassette domain-containing protein, translating to MIEVDRLVKKFDEVTAVDDISFEVKEGESFGFLGPNGAGKTTTIRILTTLILPTSGRGRVNGYDIAKESDRVRESIGIIFQEPSLDERLTAYDNLYFHAALYRVPKREIRPRIEKALTMVELRKFKDKVVNTFSGGMKRRLEIARGFLHMPRVLFLDEPTLGLDPQTRRVIWEYIRKLKDDFGVTLFLTTHYMEEAEESDRVGIIHKGKIVAVDSPENMKKSIGRDTIVLSNSDGNERAVRALGFDVVRAGDKLMIGVDSSEDALRKILNGGVSLENLMIKRPTLEDVFIEITGTAIADEPGNSMSLIKRAVRMRRMK from the coding sequence ATGATAGAGGTAGACAGGTTAGTAAAGAAATTCGATGAAGTGACCGCCGTAGACGACATATCGTTTGAGGTCAAGGAGGGGGAGTCGTTCGGCTTTTTGGGGCCGAACGGCGCCGGAAAGACCACCACCATAAGGATACTCACCACGCTTATCCTGCCGACGAGCGGAAGGGGAAGGGTTAACGGATACGATATTGCAAAGGAGTCGGACAGGGTCAGGGAGAGCATAGGGATCATCTTTCAGGAGCCGAGCCTGGACGAGCGCCTAACCGCCTACGACAACCTATACTTTCACGCCGCCCTCTACCGGGTGCCGAAGAGGGAAATAAGGCCGAGGATAGAAAAGGCGCTGACGATGGTGGAGCTTAGGAAATTCAAGGACAAGGTTGTAAATACCTTCTCGGGCGGAATGAAGCGCCGCCTCGAGATCGCGAGGGGATTCCTTCACATGCCGAGGGTCCTATTTTTGGACGAGCCGACCCTGGGTCTCGATCCCCAGACGAGGAGGGTGATCTGGGAATATATCCGAAAGCTCAAGGACGACTTCGGTGTGACCCTATTTCTCACGACCCACTACATGGAGGAGGCTGAAGAGTCGGACAGGGTCGGGATCATCCACAAGGGAAAGATAGTCGCGGTCGATTCCCCGGAGAACATGAAAAAGAGTATCGGAAGGGACACGATCGTCCTTTCCAACAGCGACGGCAACGAGAGGGCCGTAAGGGCCCTCGGGTTCGATGTCGTGAGAGCCGGCGACAAGCTCATGATAGGCGTCGACAGCTCCGAGGATGCGCTGAGAAAGATTCTCAATGGAGGGGTATCCCTGGAAAACCTTATGATAAAGAGGCCCACCCTGGAGGATGTCTTCATCGAGATTACCGGAACGGCGATCGCAGACGAGCCGGGAAACTCGATGAGTCTTATCAAGCGGGCGGTGAGAATGAGGAGGATGAAATGA
- a CDS encoding flavodoxin family protein, producing the protein MKVVAFNGSPRKDGNTAVLIDLVLNELKAKGIETELISLAGKNLIDCQACRKCKTNKDKHCSMTKDEMNGYIDAMLNADGIIIGSPVYFSNYTSNIKSLIDRAGYVAKGNDDMFKRKVGAAVVAARRAGSLPTFDSINHFFLISQMIVPGSSYWNMGFGLEKGDVKGDAEGVEIMKNLGRNMAWLLKKLG; encoded by the coding sequence ATGAAAGTAGTCGCCTTCAACGGAAGCCCAAGGAAAGACGGAAATACCGCTGTCTTGATCGACCTCGTATTGAATGAGCTGAAAGCCAAGGGGATAGAGACCGAGCTGATCAGTCTTGCCGGCAAAAACCTGATCGATTGTCAGGCCTGCCGCAAATGTAAAACCAACAAGGACAAGCATTGCTCGATGACAAAAGACGAGATGAACGGCTATATCGATGCAATGCTCAATGCTGACGGGATCATTATCGGCTCCCCTGTTTATTTTTCGAACTATACGTCAAATATCAAGTCTTTGATCGACCGCGCGGGATACGTCGCCAAGGGGAACGACGATATGTTCAAACGGAAGGTGGGGGCCGCGGTGGTGGCCGCAAGGAGGGCGGGCTCCCTTCCCACCTTCGACTCCATAAACCACTTCTTCCTCATCTCCCAGATGATCGTCCCCGGATCGTCCTACTGGAACATGGGTTTCGGCCTTGAAAAGGGTGACGTGAAAGGCGACGCCGAGGGGGTGGAGATCATGAAGAATCTCGGCCGGAATATGGCGTGGCTTTTGAAGAAGCTGGGCTGA
- the prfB gene encoding peptide chain release factor 2 (programmed frameshift) produces MIVDLSSDFTDSLRDFEERFYTLGGFFEPEALKRRLGELEEIMSSPDFWNDTERAKKIGREKTAVEDQLSWISGLEKDFEELTILTEMLDDGEKDAADEILKKLDNLEREIDKMETRRMLSGENDRNSAIVQINSGAGGTEAQDWAEMLFRMYSRWIESRDFELEVVDLLPGDEAGIKNITFLVEGDYAYGLLKAEVGVHRLIRISPFDTGKRRHTSFASVFVSPQVDDDIDIEINESDLRIDTFRASGAGGQHVNKTDSAVRITHLPTNIVVTCSNEKSQHRNKAIALKILKSRLYENRLEEERKKQEELHSQKKDISWGSQIRTYTMQPYRLVKDHRTGIEVGNVDAVLDGEIDKFIETYLLSSN; encoded by the exons ATGATAGTCGATCTATCTTCGGATTTCACCGACAGCCTCAGGGATTTTGAGGAGCGTTTTTATACATTA GGGGGTTTCTTTGAGCCGGAGGCACTGAAAAGGCGTCTCGGCGAGCTTGAAGAGATCATGTCCTCGCCCGACTTCTGGAACGACACGGAGAGGGCCAAAAAGATCGGGCGGGAAAAAACCGCCGTCGAGGATCAGCTGAGCTGGATATCCGGCCTGGAGAAGGACTTCGAGGAGCTGACGATCCTAACCGAGATGCTGGACGACGGCGAAAAGGATGCCGCGGACGAGATCTTAAAGAAGCTCGATAATCTCGAAAGAGAGATCGACAAGATGGAGACAAGGCGGATGCTTTCGGGCGAAAACGACAGGAACTCCGCCATAGTCCAGATAAACTCCGGCGCCGGCGGAACGGAGGCGCAAGACTGGGCCGAAATGCTCTTTCGGATGTACAGCAGGTGGATCGAGTCGAGGGACTTTGAGCTGGAGGTCGTCGACCTCCTTCCGGGGGACGAGGCCGGAATAAAAAACATAACCTTTCTCGTAGAGGGCGATTACGCCTACGGTCTCTTAAAGGCGGAGGTGGGCGTACACAGGCTGATTCGCATATCTCCCTTCGACACAGGAAAGAGAAGGCACACTTCCTTCGCCTCGGTCTTCGTGAGCCCCCAGGTGGATGACGACATCGACATCGAGATAAACGAGAGCGACCTGAGGATCGACACCTTCAGGGCCTCCGGGGCGGGGGGACAGCATGTCAACAAGACCGACAGCGCCGTCAGAATTACCCATCTCCCCACAAACATCGTTGTCACCTGCAGCAACGAAAAGTCCCAGCACAGAAACAAGGCGATAGCCCTTAAGATATTGAAGTCGCGCCTCTACGAGAACAGGCTCGAGGAGGAGAGAAAGAAGCAGGAAGAGCTCCACAGCCAGAAGAAGGATATTTCCTGGGGGAGTCAGATCAGGACCTACACCATGCAGCCTTACAGGCTCGTCAAGGATCACCGGACGGGGATCGAGGTCGGAAACGTCGACGCGGTCCTCGATGGGGAGATAGACAAGTTTATCGAGACATATCTGCTATCCAGCAATTAA
- the ybeY gene encoding rRNA maturation RNase YbeY produces the protein MKVQTLLEETGRDKAELSILLTDDETISSLNERYLNRKGATNVLSFGQGEPQTEGTKDLPPYILGDIVVSVDTAERQAKTRGVGLTEEIIILTVHGLLHLLGYVHDPREGASTEDELLMLKEEARLLSLIGIHDI, from the coding sequence TTGAAGGTGCAAACCCTCCTCGAAGAAACGGGAAGAGATAAAGCCGAGCTTTCGATTCTCCTGACGGACGACGAGACAATATCTTCCTTAAACGAGCGATATCTCAACAGGAAAGGGGCTACAAACGTCTTGTCGTTCGGGCAGGGTGAGCCGCAAACTGAAGGCACAAAGGATCTCCCCCCTTATATCCTTGGAGACATTGTGGTAAGCGTAGACACGGCGGAACGTCAGGCGAAGACAAGGGGGGTGGGCCTCACGGAGGAGATCATCATCCTCACAGTCCACGGCCTTTTGCACCTTCTGGGGTACGTCCACGACCCAAGGGAGGGGGCGTCGACGGAAGACGAATTGCTCATGTTGAAGGAGGAGGCAAGGCTCCTCTCCTTGATAGGTATCCACGATATATAA
- a CDS encoding AsmA family protein has product MKIVAILAVIFVVLVFVVIPAIVTFFVDMDGYRPEIISKIKEKTGKEVEIGKLSLSLIGGVGLKAKDVSVKDPKIKDKNILSTSSITARISLIRLLKGELGIKKVVLKGPEFNIVKYRDGTLNIAESNAVDRDRGAPEGEKDFSPSTGDNEIAPAPSPGDSVKSLFKIRSVSIRSIEIVGGRFVYSSERSGAKTHQPVKIVELSGVDLDVSSINLPTVFTGDKNSLESKEIEGKIVGEIENASFNKTRVSKVDFTCSVGGGEAVIKEFVFSIYGGIVGAEGIFRYASESPSGELSIRASGIRFHELLNSISDEENLIVGTLKLDGNFAFPIKGGKAFTSDLKGKGNVSVTDGTVPDFSIRKELAKSLKIPPATLPAELDTGDFSYMGGSYTIDSGKLFTNDFKTEGPSYNSMTQGYLGFNGVLDFSGNIYPSEEVVRTSSFEKLTSSIGMGGKLDKIPFTVTGTLDNVKFKIEYEGLFGLGSEGGSKALKELGKSILENIFK; this is encoded by the coding sequence TTGAAAATCGTTGCTATCCTTGCAGTAATTTTTGTAGTTCTCGTCTTCGTTGTCATTCCGGCCATTGTCACATTTTTTGTCGACATGGACGGATACCGCCCCGAGATCATAAGCAAGATAAAGGAGAAGACAGGAAAAGAGGTCGAGATCGGAAAGCTCTCACTGTCCCTAATCGGCGGCGTCGGGCTGAAGGCAAAGGACGTCTCGGTCAAAGACCCTAAAATCAAAGACAAAAACATACTCTCCACATCTTCGATCACGGCAAGGATATCCCTCATCCGCCTGCTCAAGGGGGAGCTCGGGATAAAAAAGGTCGTCCTGAAGGGGCCGGAATTCAACATCGTAAAGTACAGGGACGGTACTCTCAACATCGCCGAGTCAAACGCGGTTGACCGAGACCGGGGCGCGCCGGAAGGGGAGAAAGATTTTTCGCCATCGACCGGCGACAATGAGATCGCTCCGGCGCCCTCTCCCGGGGACAGTGTGAAAAGCCTCTTCAAGATAAGGAGTGTATCCATACGGTCGATAGAGATCGTAGGGGGACGGTTTGTCTACTCCTCCGAAAGGTCCGGGGCGAAGACCCATCAACCCGTAAAGATTGTTGAGCTTTCGGGAGTTGACCTCGATGTCTCATCGATAAACCTCCCGACAGTATTTACGGGAGATAAAAATTCTCTCGAATCTAAAGAGATCGAAGGAAAGATCGTGGGAGAAATCGAAAACGCATCCTTTAACAAGACCAGAGTATCCAAGGTCGATTTTACCTGTTCGGTCGGGGGGGGAGAGGCGGTTATCAAGGAGTTCGTCTTTTCGATCTACGGCGGGATTGTCGGCGCAGAGGGGATTTTCAGATACGCCTCCGAAAGTCCATCAGGGGAGCTCTCGATCAGGGCGAGCGGGATCAGGTTCCACGAGCTTTTGAACAGCATTTCCGACGAGGAAAACCTTATCGTTGGGACGCTCAAGTTAGACGGGAACTTCGCCTTTCCCATAAAAGGGGGGAAGGCCTTTACCAGCGACCTTAAAGGGAAGGGCAACGTCTCTGTGACCGACGGGACGGTGCCCGATTTCAGTATCCGGAAGGAGTTGGCAAAGTCGCTTAAAATCCCGCCCGCCACGCTCCCGGCGGAGCTGGACACGGGCGATTTCAGCTACATGGGCGGAAGCTATACCATAGATTCGGGAAAGCTCTTTACCAATGACTTCAAGACCGAAGGGCCATCGTACAACTCCATGACCCAGGGTTATCTCGGGTTTAACGGCGTGCTCGACTTTTCGGGAAACATCTACCCCAGCGAAGAGGTCGTGAGGACCTCCAGCTTTGAGAAGCTCACCTCCTCAATCGGGATGGGGGGAAAGCTCGACAAGATCCCCTTTACCGTCACCGGAACCTTGGACAACGTGAAGTTCAAGATCGAGTACGAAGGGCTTTTTGGACTGGGAAGTGAAGGCGGCTCGAAGGCCCTCAAAGAACTGGGCAAGTCGATATTAGAGAATATCTTTAAATAG
- the lnt gene encoding apolipoprotein N-acyltransferase, giving the protein MKPKAKKSVKIEGKMEDRPKWIKDVILAGFGGCLFFLSLPAPSISILAWICLVPLLFAVKDYSPYRASILGFVFGLFANLGVFYWTALPASRYGGVPIYLGILITVLLVLYVSIYAGVFSAFVSWTRERFGTSEIVSVPIALTALEYLRGTLFTGFPWCFIGHSQIPFLPVVQVLDITGVFGVTFTIAIVNAAVYLVFLKIVGARKKFPWAEVAVSASLVAILIAYGLYAINRETKRASSAPGITVSLIQGNIRQDIKWNPAYQDETVSIYEELTLSTEKSNPDLIVWSETATPFFFKDHPYFRPRVEGLAMITEAYLFFGTVDYKIIGEQYRYQNSAYLLNPEGSLVGKYDKTHLVPFAEYVPLKRLFFFVDKIVEGVGDYLPGEKREPLETGFGGLGSLVCYEAIFPYMTRDYAKDGAVLFINITNDAWFGKTSAPYQHFSMSRIRAIETRIPLVRCANTGVSAFVDTIGRVKSQTPIFKRTAVTDKVKIGNRLTFYTRFGDIFAQLVTLAFIFPLLVGISGIIRGSLNKKRKKK; this is encoded by the coding sequence TTGAAACCGAAAGCTAAGAAAAGCGTAAAAATTGAAGGAAAGATGGAAGACAGGCCGAAGTGGATAAAAGACGTTATCCTCGCCGGATTCGGGGGCTGCCTCTTTTTCCTGTCTCTGCCCGCCCCCTCGATCTCGATTCTGGCCTGGATTTGCCTTGTGCCCCTCCTCTTCGCCGTAAAGGACTACTCGCCGTACAGGGCCTCGATATTGGGATTTGTCTTCGGCCTGTTCGCAAATCTCGGCGTATTCTATTGGACCGCCCTTCCCGCCTCCAGATACGGCGGAGTCCCGATATACCTTGGAATTCTCATCACAGTACTCCTGGTGCTTTACGTCTCCATATACGCCGGCGTCTTTTCAGCCTTCGTCTCTTGGACGAGGGAGAGATTCGGCACCTCCGAAATCGTATCGGTGCCTATAGCCTTAACCGCCCTGGAGTATCTCAGGGGTACACTCTTCACGGGATTCCCCTGGTGTTTCATCGGCCACTCCCAGATTCCCTTTCTTCCCGTCGTACAGGTCTTGGATATCACCGGCGTCTTCGGCGTAACCTTCACGATAGCTATTGTCAACGCCGCCGTATACCTCGTCTTCTTGAAGATAGTGGGGGCAAGGAAGAAATTTCCTTGGGCCGAGGTCGCCGTTTCGGCTTCCCTCGTCGCAATCCTCATCGCCTACGGCCTTTACGCCATAAACAGGGAGACGAAAAGGGCATCTTCTGCACCGGGGATAACAGTCTCCCTGATCCAAGGAAATATCCGCCAGGACATAAAGTGGAACCCGGCCTACCAGGACGAGACCGTATCGATTTACGAGGAATTGACGCTCTCCACCGAAAAATCAAATCCCGACCTGATCGTCTGGTCGGAGACGGCAACCCCCTTCTTCTTCAAAGACCACCCATACTTTCGCCCCAGGGTGGAGGGGCTGGCGATGATTACAGAGGCGTACCTATTCTTCGGTACCGTCGACTACAAGATCATCGGCGAACAATACAGATACCAGAACAGCGCCTATCTCCTGAATCCCGAAGGCTCACTGGTCGGCAAGTACGACAAGACCCACCTCGTCCCCTTTGCGGAATACGTGCCCTTAAAGCGGCTCTTCTTCTTCGTTGACAAGATAGTCGAGGGCGTTGGGGATTATCTCCCCGGTGAGAAGAGAGAGCCCCTTGAGACCGGCTTCGGCGGCTTGGGATCTCTCGTCTGTTACGAGGCGATCTTTCCCTACATGACCAGAGATTATGCAAAAGACGGCGCCGTCCTCTTCATCAACATTACCAACGACGCCTGGTTCGGGAAGACCAGCGCCCCCTACCAGCATTTTTCGATGTCCCGAATCAGGGCGATAGAGACAAGGATCCCGCTTGTCCGGTGCGCCAACACCGGGGTGTCAGCCTTTGTCGACACCATAGGCAGGGTAAAAAGCCAGACTCCCATCTTCAAGAGAACGGCCGTGACCGATAAGGTGAAGATAGGAAACCGGCTGACCTTTTACACGAGGTTCGGCGACATCTTCGCCCAGCTCGTAACCCTCGCCTTTATTTTCCCCCTTCTGGTCGGCATTTCTGGTATAATCAGAGGATCGCTGAATAAGAAAAGAAAGAAAAAGTAA
- a CDS encoding ABC transporter permease: MSGQGRMMEREKTGEDWGILGKFLYGTYIIWLRDMKRLLRDKHQFYGSLARPILWLLILGMGLRPVFTVTSGVDYIQYIFPGIVVMSLIFSGMWAGISVIWDREFGFLKEILVAPIPRTSIVAGKVMGGAAQALLQGSITLIFAPIIGLRFALMDIFLMIAVMLIISIALASLGIVIASRMHSYEGFGTVSNFVIMPLFFLSGAIYPVETLPGWLKVMVSLNPVTYGVDLMRGVVLGMRSFPLVDDITYIVGFGVAMGGLAVILFRRH, from the coding sequence ATGAGCGGCCAAGGGAGGATGATGGAAAGGGAGAAAACGGGGGAGGACTGGGGGATTCTCGGGAAATTCCTCTACGGTACGTACATCATCTGGCTGAGGGACATGAAGAGGTTGCTCCGGGACAAGCACCAGTTTTACGGCTCGTTAGCCAGGCCGATCCTATGGCTCTTGATCCTCGGGATGGGGCTGAGGCCTGTCTTCACGGTGACCAGCGGCGTGGACTACATCCAGTACATCTTCCCAGGGATCGTGGTGATGTCCCTTATCTTCTCCGGGATGTGGGCGGGAATATCGGTGATCTGGGACAGGGAGTTCGGTTTCTTGAAGGAGATACTGGTCGCCCCCATCCCCAGAACTTCCATCGTCGCCGGCAAGGTGATGGGGGGCGCGGCCCAGGCCCTTCTCCAGGGATCCATAACTCTTATATTCGCTCCGATAATCGGCCTCAGGTTTGCGCTCATGGACATTTTTTTGATGATCGCCGTAATGCTGATAATCTCGATAGCGCTGGCCTCCCTGGGGATAGTCATCGCCAGCAGGATGCACTCCTACGAGGGATTCGGGACAGTGTCAAATTTCGTCATAATGCCGCTGTTCTTTCTCTCCGGGGCGATATACCCCGTGGAGACCCTGCCCGGGTGGCTTAAGGTTATGGTGAGCCTCAACCCGGTGACGTACGGGGTCGATCTTATGCGGGGCGTCGTCCTGGGGATGAGGAGCTTCCCCCTCGTTGACGATATTACGTACATCGTGGGATTCGGCGTCGCCATGGGGGGGTTGGCGGTGATCCTCTTCAGGAGGCACTGA